From the Hymenobacter yonginensis genome, one window contains:
- a CDS encoding transglutaminase domain-containing protein — MELVPDSSTHSAAGLARYITANFTTESDRARAAFSWVARHIRYDRENMYLLEFERESAVVVQETLEKRRGVCRHYAELYAAITNLTGLKSYMVPGYASLRDPVGHAWCATRIDGQWYLMDPTWALQTRTVNGKPLVVFRDDYFRMKPAQAIESHMPYDPLWQLLKAPRTPMQFQVGTVPPPPKHPFNYPDSVAAYEQQDELQRLRATNRRVQQNGVKSGLIFNYLSNNQVKEHNYFIHLDNRQQAAFNQSVHTFNAGIEKLNLFIEYYNHQFLPKKSDDELRQMLAAVAADFAQAQALEAQVQFHSPDLVALHRQQQQLAQQASVKLQSCQVFVDRYLRTGKLLRPTLFHPLSGTNEIVN; from the coding sequence ATGGAGTTGGTCCCCGACTCCTCGACCCACTCGGCGGCGGGGCTGGCCCGCTACATCACGGCCAATTTTACCACCGAATCCGACCGGGCCCGGGCCGCGTTTAGCTGGGTAGCCCGCCACATCCGCTACGACCGGGAGAACATGTACCTGCTGGAGTTTGAGCGCGAATCGGCAGTGGTGGTGCAGGAAACCCTGGAAAAGCGCCGAGGCGTGTGCCGCCATTATGCCGAGCTGTACGCTGCCATTACCAACCTGACGGGGCTGAAATCCTACATGGTGCCGGGCTACGCCAGCCTGCGCGACCCAGTGGGCCATGCTTGGTGCGCCACCCGCATTGATGGGCAGTGGTACCTGATGGACCCTACTTGGGCCCTGCAAACCCGGACGGTCAATGGCAAGCCGCTGGTGGTCTTCCGCGACGACTATTTTCGCATGAAGCCCGCGCAGGCCATCGAGTCGCACATGCCCTATGACCCGCTGTGGCAACTGCTGAAAGCCCCACGTACACCCATGCAGTTTCAGGTGGGCACAGTGCCGCCGCCCCCGAAGCACCCCTTCAACTATCCCGATTCGGTGGCGGCGTATGAGCAGCAGGATGAGCTGCAACGCCTGCGCGCTACCAACCGACGCGTGCAGCAGAACGGTGTGAAGAGCGGCCTGATCTTCAACTATCTCAGCAACAACCAGGTGAAGGAGCATAACTACTTCATCCACCTCGATAACCGGCAGCAGGCGGCATTCAATCAATCGGTGCACACATTCAATGCGGGCATTGAGAAGCTCAACTTGTTCATTGAGTACTACAACCACCAGTTTCTGCCCAAAAAGTCCGACGATGAGCTGCGGCAGATGCTGGCCGCAGTAGCCGCAGACTTTGCCCAGGCTCAGGCATTGGAGGCCCAGGTACAGTTTCACTCCCCCGACCTTGTCGCGCTGCACCGGCAGCAGCAGCAGTTGGCGCAGCAAGCCAGCGTTAAGCTGCAGAGCTGCCAGGTGTTTGTAGATCGGTATTTGCGTACCGGCAAGCTGCTGCGCCCCACGCTGTTCCATCCACTCAGTGGCACCAACGAAATAGTTAACTGA
- a CDS encoding GNAT family N-acetyltransferase — MTTLLRLATAADLPAILDLIRQVVPLMNAAGNWQWTAEYPNEEVFRRDIAQGHLWVAKLDGRVAAVAALTHNDQDAEYAQADWDATEPALVTHRLAVHPQAQGHGLAATLLAQAEVLARQQGLRVLRVDTNSENQATQRLFPKPGYRYAGEITLAFRPGLRFFCYEKWLG, encoded by the coding sequence ATGACTACACTTCTGCGCCTCGCCACCGCCGCCGACCTACCCGCCATTCTCGACCTCATCCGGCAGGTGGTACCGTTGATGAATGCGGCCGGCAACTGGCAGTGGACGGCAGAGTACCCGAACGAAGAAGTATTCCGGCGCGATATTGCCCAGGGCCACCTCTGGGTGGCCAAGCTGGACGGCCGCGTAGCCGCCGTGGCCGCCCTCACCCACAACGACCAAGATGCCGAGTACGCCCAAGCCGACTGGGACGCCACCGAGCCGGCTCTGGTCACGCACCGCCTAGCCGTGCATCCGCAGGCGCAGGGCCATGGCTTGGCCGCCACGCTGCTGGCTCAGGCCGAGGTGCTGGCGCGGCAGCAGGGCCTGCGGGTACTGCGCGTAGACACCAACTCCGAAAACCAGGCTACCCAACGGCTTTTCCCGAAGCCAGGCTACCGCTATGCCGGCGAAATCACGCTGGCGTTCCGGCCGGGCCTGCGTTTTTTCTGCTACGAGAAGTGGTTGGGGTAG
- the hemB gene encoding porphobilinogen synthase, with the protein MPQLPTHRPRRNRKSQIIRDMVQETRLTTHDFIFPLFLIEGHSQQVEIHSMPGIFRFSADKLIDEVGRCVELGIQSFAPFPSINDGLKDRLARESANPEGLYLKTIAEIKRQFPDVVLMTDVAMDPYSSDGHDGVVDAESGEILNDATLEVLGQMALAQARAGADIIGPSDMMDGRVAWIRDVLDSNAFSHVSIMSYTAKYASAFYGPFRDALDSAPKKGDKKSYQMNPANRREALRELALDEAEGADMVMIKPALSYLDVIREVRDNTHLPVTAYNVSGEYAMVKAAAQNGWLDGEKTMMEVLTSIKRAGADAILTYFAKEAAEVLRRG; encoded by the coding sequence ATGCCCCAGCTCCCCACGCACCGCCCGCGCCGCAACCGCAAGTCGCAGATTATCCGCGACATGGTGCAGGAAACCCGCCTGACTACGCACGACTTCATCTTCCCGCTCTTCCTGATTGAAGGCCACAGCCAGCAGGTAGAAATCCACTCCATGCCGGGCATTTTTCGGTTTTCAGCCGATAAACTCATCGATGAGGTGGGCCGCTGCGTGGAGCTGGGCATCCAGAGCTTCGCGCCGTTTCCGAGCATCAACGACGGCCTGAAAGACCGGCTGGCGCGCGAATCGGCTAACCCGGAGGGGCTCTACCTGAAGACCATAGCCGAGATTAAGCGCCAGTTTCCGGATGTGGTACTGATGACTGACGTGGCCATGGACCCCTACTCCTCCGACGGCCACGACGGCGTAGTGGATGCCGAATCGGGCGAGATTCTCAACGATGCCACCCTGGAGGTGCTCGGCCAGATGGCGTTGGCCCAGGCCCGCGCCGGCGCTGATATTATCGGCCCTTCCGACATGATGGACGGCCGCGTGGCCTGGATTCGGGACGTGCTGGATAGCAACGCCTTCAGCCACGTGAGCATCATGAGCTACACGGCCAAGTACGCCTCGGCTTTCTACGGCCCCTTCCGCGACGCGCTGGACTCGGCCCCAAAAAAAGGCGACAAGAAAAGCTACCAGATGAACCCTGCCAACCGCCGCGAAGCCCTGCGCGAGCTGGCCCTCGACGAAGCAGAAGGTGCCGACATGGTGATGATCAAGCCGGCCCTGAGCTACCTCGACGTGATTCGGGAAGTGCGCGACAACACCCACCTGCCCGTGACGGCTTATAACGTATCGGGCGAGTACGCCATGGTGAAAGCCGCCGCCCAGAACGGCTGGCTCGACGGCGAGAAAACCATGATGGAAGTCCTCACCAGCATCAAGCGCGCCGGTGCCGACGCCATTCTGACCTACTTCGCTAAGGAAGCCGCCGAAGTGCTGCGGCGCGGGTAA
- the rocD gene encoding ornithine--oxo-acid transaminase produces the protein MHAPSAPTTQQSRSQELMALEDQYGAHNYHPLPVVLSRGEGVHLWDVEGKHYFDFLSAYSAVNQGHCHPRIIGALTEQAQKLTLTSRAFFNDQLGAAEKQLCELFNYDKALLMNSGAEAVETALKLARKWGYQEKGIAPNQARILVAEHNFHGRTTGIISFSTDGDSTGGFGPYMPGYQVVPYDDLAALEEALQDPHVCGFLVEPIQGEAGVMVPSEGYLFKAAALCKAHNVLFIADEIQTGLGRTGQLLAVCYEGVHADILILGKALSGGVLPVSAVLARNDIMLTIQPGQHGSTFGGNPLASVVLRAALDVLLEEKLIDNARAMGEVFRERMRRVMAKRPDVVELVRGKGLLNAVVIKPAADGRTAWDVCVTLMERGVLAKPTHGDIIRFAPPLVITEEQLHEACDIIEQVILEF, from the coding sequence ATGCACGCTCCCTCCGCCCCCACCACCCAGCAAAGCCGCAGCCAGGAGCTGATGGCCCTCGAAGACCAGTACGGCGCCCACAACTACCACCCACTGCCCGTGGTGCTGAGCCGCGGGGAAGGCGTGCACCTGTGGGACGTGGAGGGCAAGCATTATTTCGATTTTCTCTCGGCGTACTCGGCCGTCAACCAGGGCCACTGCCACCCGCGCATCATCGGGGCCCTCACGGAGCAGGCCCAGAAGCTGACGCTCACCAGTCGCGCCTTCTTCAACGACCAGCTGGGTGCGGCTGAAAAGCAGCTCTGCGAGCTGTTCAACTACGACAAGGCCCTGCTGATGAACTCCGGGGCCGAGGCCGTGGAAACGGCCCTGAAGCTGGCCCGCAAGTGGGGCTATCAGGAAAAAGGCATTGCGCCCAATCAGGCCCGCATTCTGGTGGCCGAGCACAACTTCCACGGCCGCACCACCGGCATCATATCCTTCAGCACCGACGGCGACTCCACCGGCGGCTTCGGCCCCTACATGCCCGGCTACCAGGTGGTGCCCTACGACGACCTGGCGGCGCTGGAAGAAGCCCTGCAGGACCCGCACGTGTGTGGCTTCTTGGTCGAGCCGATTCAGGGCGAAGCCGGCGTGATGGTGCCTTCTGAGGGCTACCTGTTCAAGGCCGCCGCGCTGTGCAAAGCCCACAACGTGCTGTTTATTGCCGACGAGATTCAGACGGGCCTGGGTCGCACGGGCCAGCTGCTGGCCGTGTGCTACGAAGGCGTGCACGCTGATATTCTGATTCTGGGCAAGGCCCTAAGCGGCGGCGTGCTGCCGGTATCGGCGGTGCTGGCTCGCAACGACATCATGCTCACCATTCAGCCCGGGCAGCACGGCTCCACCTTCGGCGGCAACCCGCTGGCCTCGGTGGTGCTGCGCGCGGCCCTGGACGTATTGCTGGAAGAAAAGCTGATCGACAATGCCCGGGCCATGGGCGAGGTATTCCGGGAGCGGATGCGCCGCGTGATGGCCAAGCGCCCCGACGTGGTGGAGCTGGTGCGTGGCAAAGGCCTGCTCAACGCCGTGGTCATCAAGCCCGCCGCCGACGGCCGCACGGCCTGGGACGTGTGCGTGACGCTGATGGAGCGCGGCGTGCTGGCCAAGCCCACCCACGGCGACATCATCCGGTTCGCGCCCCCGCTGGTCATCACCGAAGAGCAGCTCCACGAAGCCTGCGACATTATCGAGCAGGTGATTCTGGAGTTCTAG
- a CDS encoding APC family permease, translating into MPDLDSPTATSETTAPLRRRLGLVQATALNMIDMVGIGPFVTLPLVMGFMGPNFLLAWLVGAGLSLVDGLIWSELGAAYPEAGGSYRFLKLAYGEQKWGRLFSFLYVWQTLVQAPLVVASGAIGFAQYFGYLVPLTEWWQPKLVSGVVVVLLIALLYRRIEDIGKLGVMLWVGVLGLMGWLIFGGVTHATVPVAWLPEGGLSALPGVLLSAAMGQATVKTIYSYLGYYNVCHLGGEIKEPQRVIPRSIFLSILGIMALYLLLNWSVGSVIPWQEAQHSEFIVSSFVEKIYGPLAAQAATALVLWVAFASLFAVLLGYSRIPYAAAADGEFLPIFAKTHPTKHFPHVSLLILGGVGFVFSLLFRLGEVISAILAMRILVQFVGQAVGLVLLRRRNGTAHLPFRMPLYPLPVVLVVAVWLWVFWSTGPQFMLSGLAVIGAGVGAFLLWSRRLGRWPFGR; encoded by the coding sequence ATGCCCGACCTCGACTCCCCTACTGCTACTTCCGAAACCACTGCCCCGCTGCGCCGCCGCCTGGGGCTGGTGCAGGCCACGGCCCTAAACATGATTGACATGGTGGGCATCGGGCCCTTCGTGACGCTGCCGCTGGTGATGGGGTTTATGGGGCCGAACTTCCTGCTGGCCTGGCTGGTGGGGGCGGGCCTGAGCCTCGTGGATGGCCTGATCTGGAGTGAGTTGGGCGCGGCCTACCCCGAGGCCGGCGGCTCCTACCGCTTCCTCAAGCTGGCCTACGGCGAGCAGAAGTGGGGCCGGCTGTTCTCGTTCCTGTACGTGTGGCAGACGCTGGTGCAGGCGCCGCTGGTAGTAGCCTCGGGTGCCATCGGCTTCGCGCAGTACTTCGGCTATCTGGTCCCACTTACCGAATGGTGGCAGCCCAAATTGGTGTCGGGTGTGGTGGTGGTGCTGCTGATTGCGCTGCTCTACCGCCGCATCGAGGACATCGGCAAGCTCGGCGTGATGCTGTGGGTGGGGGTGCTGGGCCTCATGGGCTGGCTGATTTTCGGGGGCGTCACGCACGCCACGGTGCCGGTGGCGTGGCTGCCCGAGGGCGGCCTGTCGGCGCTGCCGGGCGTGCTGCTCTCGGCCGCCATGGGGCAGGCCACCGTCAAGACCATCTACAGCTACCTCGGCTACTACAACGTGTGCCATCTGGGCGGCGAAATCAAGGAGCCGCAGCGTGTGATTCCGCGCAGCATCTTTCTGAGTATTCTGGGCATCATGGCGCTGTACCTGCTGCTGAACTGGAGCGTGGGCTCGGTTATTCCGTGGCAGGAGGCGCAGCACTCCGAGTTCATCGTGAGCAGCTTCGTGGAGAAGATTTACGGGCCGCTGGCGGCGCAGGCCGCTACGGCGCTGGTGCTGTGGGTGGCGTTTGCCTCCTTGTTTGCGGTGCTGCTGGGTTACTCGCGCATCCCATATGCGGCGGCCGCCGACGGCGAGTTTCTGCCCATCTTCGCCAAAACCCACCCCACCAAGCACTTCCCGCACGTGTCGTTGCTGATTCTAGGCGGCGTGGGGTTTGTGTTCAGCTTGCTGTTTCGGCTGGGTGAGGTCATTTCGGCCATCTTGGCCATGCGGATTCTGGTGCAGTTTGTGGGCCAGGCCGTGGGGCTGGTGCTGCTGCGCCGCCGCAACGGCACGGCGCACCTGCCGTTCCGGATGCCCCTGTATCCGCTGCCGGTGGTGCTGGTGGTGGCCGTGTGGCTGTGGGTGTTCTGGAGCACCGGCCCGCAGTTCATGCTCTCCGGACTGGCCGTTATCGGGGCCGGGGTGGGGGCGTTTCTGCTCTGGAGCCGCCGGCTGGGCCGCTGGCCGTTCGGGCGGTAG